The sequence CAGCCTCAATCCGGGGTGCAAGCAGATATTCAACTTGTCCGTTGCCACCTGCAATCTCAAAGGAGAATTTTGCCGGATGGTCTATACCGATGTCAATCGTGACTTTCTCAGCATGACTCATCACTTTTCCCATATCTTTGAGGTAATCAATTGAAAACAATGATTTTGCAGATTCCCAGTTTGACGCAATTACTTCTCCGGCAGAAAAGGATCTTCTGATGTTATCTGAATCTCCTTCTGCATAAAGAACAAACTCTTTATTTTCGGGTTCGATCGAGAACCATATCTTGTCTGACACGATAGATGCAGACTTGATAACATTATAGAGCTCTGCACCTGCGATGGTTACCTGCCCCGGAAGCTGAATGCCTGGCGCATTCGGATCCTTCTTGATGGTATTTGGGTCAAGGAGTGTGATTGAATAATGGTATCCTTCAAAGGTAACTTCAATTTTATTTGCTCCTTCTGGATGTTCAAGGCGAATTTCACTTGCCTTACCCATCATGGAGTATGTATTTTTCAGTTTTGCGATATCTAATCCAATCTCTCCGGTTGTTGCCTCGAACTGGCTGAATGCTTCTTTTTTTAAGGTTAAGATGATCATTGCCACATTGGCAGTATCAACAGCCCTTACCCAAGCTTCGGTATCAGAAAAATGAAGTCTGCATTCAGTTACCAGAGCAGAGAGGGCATCAACGGTATCCCTGAATATATCTGCACTGATTGTTGCTTTCAGCATCTGCGCTCCCTATGCATTCAGGTTGTGATTTGACACAGATATATGTGCCGGGTTCGCATATAATTGAGGAACTATCAGGTCGATAAATTTTATGGGTTCACAATGGGGTAAAGATAAAACATATCTTAAAGCTAAACAATCTGGGTATCGCTCGCGGGCAGCGATGAAGCTGAAGGAAATAATTCGCAGAAATCCGGTTATTCGTCCTGATGATAACATACTTGACCTTGGAGCCGCACCAGGAAGCTGGCTGCAGGTTTTGCGTGAGTTAACAAAAGGAGTTATCGTCGGAGTTGACTTAAATCCTATCACTCCTATGGAAGGTGTCATAACCATCACCGGAGATTTTACTGATCCGGCGATTCTCGCCAGAATAAGAGAGTTGATGCCTGAAGTGAATGGCATTGTGTGTGATGCCTCACCAAAACTTTCCGGTCAGCGGTCACTAGATCAGGCCAGAGCCATTGAACTGAACAGCCAGGCCCTTAATGTTGCACGTCTGGTTCTCAAACAGGGAGGGAATATGATCATGAAATCATTTCAGGGTGAGGATTTCAGCTGGCTCTACAACCAGATCAAACTGGATTTCTACTCCGTCAGAACATACAAGGCACAGACCACCCGCAAGGGAAGTACTGAAATGTATATCATAGCAAAGAATTTCATTGGTAATCAGCCTAATCCGGAGGAGTTTTCGTCAGATGGATCTGCATGATACGTTTGGCCGGCCTATTTCGAATCTGAGAATTTCTGTAAATTCGGGATGTAATCTCCGCTGTGTATATTGTCACCGGGAAGGAGAGACTAAACCAGAAAATCCCCTTTCTCTTGAGGATATTAAGGCGATTCTTGATATTGCGAATGTTCTTGGAATACGGTCAATAAAGTTCACAGGTGGCGAACCTCTTCTCAGGAACGATATTGTTGACATTATCAAAGCAGTTCCGGCGGGGATTGAATCATCCATGACTACAAACGGAACCCTTCTTGGATCGATGGCGTCTGATCTTCGGGCTGCAGGATTATCGAGGGTGAATATAAGCCTTGATTCACTGAATCCTGACACTTACCGGGCAATCACTGGAACCGGATTATTGTCTGATGTGCTTGAAGGTATTGAGGCTGCACGGAATGCAGGGCTCACTCCAATCAAGATAAACATGGTTCTTTTAAAAGGGATCAATGAAGGTGAAATTGACGATTTCATTCACCTCGTTTCCGGTGATCGCCAACTCATTCTGCAGATTATTGAGCTCATGGATCTGGGAGGGTGCCCTCTTCATGCTGACCTTGCTGAACTGGAAGAAAAAATCGCCATACATTCGCGCAAAGTAATAACCCGAAGAATGCATCACCGGAAAAAATATTGTTATGAAGGTGCAGAGATAGAATTTGTCCGTCCATGGCACAATTCTGATTTTTGCAATCATTGCACACGAATGCGGGTCACCTCAGATGGAAAACTCAAACCCTGTCTGCTTAGAGATGATAATTTAGTTGATATCAGGGGTAAACGAGGCGAAGAACTCTTAAAACTCTTTCAGACTGCTGCAAAAAAGCGTGAACCATACAATAAATGATAATGCGGAAATGGTTATGTCTAGAACGCTAATCTTGTGATCATGCTTGAGAATAATGAGTATGAAAAGGTTCTTGAAACCTTTTATGACAAATCGCTGATACTGGAAAACATGTCCGATTTTCATCCGGACCTGAGTTTCTGGTTTTTTGATGCTATGGCGCATCTGGATTATTCAATTTCCCTCTTCGCATATAATGCAGATTCACCCCGGAATCTTTTGTCTCGTGAGTACCTCAAATATAGAAAAGATCAATCCATGCAGGATAGACTTTCATGTTTTGATGGATTTATGAACTGGCTTTTGGAAAACCACCCTGGTGAGTATGAAAAGTTTCCTTTGTTTCTTCAGAAAATCCATGATCCAAATGATATGGCATCATACCGATCCTTTCGGATTGTCCTGGATCCCAATGACAAAAAACCTACACCTCCTGCTGTGTTCAGGGTCATGATTGA comes from Methanospirillum hungatei and encodes:
- the moaA gene encoding GTP 3',8-cyclase MoaA, which translates into the protein MDLHDTFGRPISNLRISVNSGCNLRCVYCHREGETKPENPLSLEDIKAILDIANVLGIRSIKFTGGEPLLRNDIVDIIKAVPAGIESSMTTNGTLLGSMASDLRAAGLSRVNISLDSLNPDTYRAITGTGLLSDVLEGIEAARNAGLTPIKINMVLLKGINEGEIDDFIHLVSGDRQLILQIIELMDLGGCPLHADLAELEEKIAIHSRKVITRRMHHRKKYCYEGAEIEFVRPWHNSDFCNHCTRMRVTSDGKLKPCLLRDDNLVDIRGKRGEELLKLFQTAAKKREPYNK
- a CDS encoding DNA polymerase sliding clamp, with product MLKATISADIFRDTVDALSALVTECRLHFSDTEAWVRAVDTANVAMIILTLKKEAFSQFEATTGEIGLDIAKLKNTYSMMGKASEIRLEHPEGANKIEVTFEGYHYSITLLDPNTIKKDPNAPGIQLPGQVTIAGAELYNVIKSASIVSDKIWFSIEPENKEFVLYAEGDSDNIRRSFSAGEVIASNWESAKSLFSIDYLKDMGKVMSHAEKVTIDIGIDHPAKFSFEIAGGNGQVEYLLAPRIEAD
- a CDS encoding RlmE family RNA methyltransferase translates to MGSQWGKDKTYLKAKQSGYRSRAAMKLKEIIRRNPVIRPDDNILDLGAAPGSWLQVLRELTKGVIVGVDLNPITPMEGVITITGDFTDPAILARIRELMPEVNGIVCDASPKLSGQRSLDQARAIELNSQALNVARLVLKQGGNMIMKSFQGEDFSWLYNQIKLDFYSVRTYKAQTTRKGSTEMYIIAKNFIGNQPNPEEFSSDGSA